AACGCCCCGACAAGCGGGGCGTTGACCGGGTCGAGGGGGACGGCTAGTCGTCGCCGCCCGCGAAGCCCAGCAGCATCAGCAGGCTCTGGAAGAGGTTGATGATGCTGAGGAAGAGGTTGGCGGTCATGACGATGTAGTTGTCGACGTAACCGTGCACCATCTGGCTGGTCTCGTAGAGGATCAGGCCACTCATCAGCAGCACCATCGCCGCCGCCATCGCGAGGCTGACCGCCGGCACCTGAAAGAACAGGTTGGCGAGCATCGCCAGTACGACCACGATCAGGCCGACCCCGAGGAAGCCGCCCATGAAACTGAAGTCACGGCGTGTGCTGAGCGCGTAGCCCGAGAGGCCGAGAAAGATCGCACCGGTGCCGCCCATCGCCATCATGACCGTCTGGCCGCCGTTCGGCAGCGAGAGGTAGAAGGAGATGATCGGGCCGAGGCCGAAGCCGAGCAGGCCGGTGAACGCGAACACCACGCCGATGCCGGCGCCGGAGTTGGCGGTGCGCGGCAGAGCAAACCAGAGCAAGCCGATGCCAACCAGCGTGGCCACCAGGCCCATGCCCCGGGTTGCGCCGATCGCCATCGAAACCGCCGCCATGGCTGCGCTGAACAGCAGGGTCATGGAGAGCAGGGTGTAGGTACTGCGAATCAGCTTGTTCGTTTCGAGCGTACTGCGCGTGCCTATCGCTTGGGTTTGCATCAAAAGCTCCTGTTGAAACTGAGAGGTTGGGTCTCGGACCGACGCTCGTCCTGAGAGTTCGGTGTACCGAGCTGTGTATGAATATGTCGTGCCGATCGGCAAAATTCAAGGGTAGGTGATGGTTTTTTCCAACCGATTCAGGCTTCTAGCGCCATATAAATATGTGTCAAAAGGGGCAGTTCTCGGGCCTCTCGCACAGCGCCCCGCCACCCCTGAGCGCACCTCCGTTTGCCCGAGCGCCGAAATCCGCTACACTTGCCGGCTGTTGAGCAGGGCGGCCCCCCGCTCGACACACCCGGGCTGCACACCAGGCGAGCAGCCACGCCACCACGGCGAGCTGGTACCTGCCGGAGAGGTGGCAGAGTGGTCGAATGCGGCGGTCTTGAAAACCGTTGACTGTAACAGGTCCGGGGGTTCGAATCCCTCCCTCTCCGCCAACTTCAAGCCCAGCGCTTGACTCCAATTTCCCGCCGGCCCGAAGAGCTGCGCCTTTCTCCCAAGAGGGAGGGTTCGAACCCCAGGGTTCGACGACGCCCACTGCGCGGCGACCGGAGCGAAGCGACGCCCGCAGGGCGAAAAACCGCCCAAGCGGTTTTGAGGTCATCCCTCCCTCTCCGCCATCTTCAAGCCCAGCGCTTGACTCCAATTTCCCGCCGGCCCCAAGAGCTGCGCCTCTCTCACACGAGGGAGGGTTCGAACCCCGGGGTTCGATCAGTTGCCGGAGGCAACTGAGACGCCGAAGGCGCCCGCAGGGTGAGGAATCGCCGCCCGGCGATTCCGAATCACAAACCGGCGGAGCCGGTTTGGACGCTGCTTGCAGCGCTCACAGGGCGAAGAAACGCCCGAGCGTTTCTGAGTCAATCCCGACCGACGCTCCCTCTCCGCCATCTTCAAGCCTTGCGCTTGTCTCCAAGTTCCCACCGGCCCCAAGAGCTGCGCCTCTCTCACACGAGGGAGGGTTCGAACCCCAGGGTTCGACCGCGAGCACAGCTCGCGAGACGGAGCGCAGCGACGCCCGTAGGGCGAAGAAACGCCCTAGCGTTTCTGAGTCAATCCCTCCCGTCGTTCCCTCTCCGCCAACTTCAAGCCCCGCGCTTGACTCCAATTTCCCACCGGCCCCAAGAGCTGCGCCTCTCTCACAGGAGGGAGGGTTCGAACCCCAGGGTTCTACAACGCGCACTGCACGGCGACCTGAGCGAATCGACGCCAACGGCCCATCGTGCTCGATCCGCTTCAGTGCCGGACAGGGCGGCCGATCACATCGGGTGGCTGCGCATCTCTATGCGGGTCAACACGGATCCTGCAGTCCGCAGCATCAGAGCGAGGTTGTTATGGAATACGTTGGCGTGTTGCTCTTCTTCGGCGGGATCACTTTGTTCCACTACAGCCAAGAGGAGTTTCTCGGTGTTTCCGAGGAAACGTGGAAATCAATCAGCCTGACAGTCTTCTCGAGTGCGTTTCTCGTCTTTGGTTGGGACGCATTGTCCAGTGGACGCATCGCGTTTTACCTCTTTGATAATCCGCTTCTGTCTTTTACGGTAAAGCGCGAAGAGTGGCCTTCGGTCTTTTATACACTGACGGCAGCGACGTTCTGCGTAGGCCTCATTGGGTGGCTCAATATGTTCAAGACACTGTACTCAAGGAACTGAGGCTCAAGCGCGCGAAGCAGATTGGCGCAAGTTGTAATGCAATCGCGCAACCTACCTTTCCCTGCAAAGACCCTATTGCTCTGCATGTGTAAGCGAAGCGTGGAACGTCAACACGCTTCACGTGTACCAGCACAGAGTGCCAGCCAAACGTGACTAGTGACTCAACAGCCACGTTGAGTGCGGAGACCGCGACAGCCTTGTTGTCGATTTCATGGTTACCGTCTGTGGTGGTTTCGCCGCGACACTGCTGGACGCCGTGCTGGACATTGCCGTGCAAACTGTCCCGCCGCCAGCGACCGGTGTCACCACCGCCGAGCTGAACCTGAATTTCACCCGAGTGGTCTTGCCCTCGATGGGGCGACTGGTTGCAACTGGTGAGGTCGTTCATCACGGCAAAACGATGATCACGGTTGAAGGTCGCCTGGAAGGCGCAGGCGACGACAGGCTCCATGCCAATGCCACGGCGACCTGCTTTGTGCTCCAGATCGTTTGACCGCGATGGACGCGATCGGCACCCGTGCACCCGCTGGGCTGTCTGGCTACCGACGGGTGCCAACGGCAGTGTGCGTGTGCGTGCGCGCGCTGTGATGCCGTCTTTCGATCAACGAGCTCGGTTGCAACCGCGCTGCGAACAGCCCGCGCGTGGCGCCTCCCCGGGTAGGCGCGTCTTCAGGATTTTCTGCCTGCAGGGACATGCCTGTGATGATTCGGTCGGTGTCGCCAGTCCACGTATGCCCGGCACGGACTGCGAGCACCTGTCGCTCGCGTGGTGCTTGTAAGGCCACACTGGCAATACCGTGACCGTTGTCAGACCGACCGCAGAGTGATCGTCGCCGTTGGACCGGGGCTCGCCGCGCTGGTGACGGGCGTTGGCGCCACAACCGATTGTGCGCAGAGTCGCGGAACGGCCTTCTTTGGCCGTCAACCCTTTCTGACCGACCGATGCGCGGTCACACGCCCTCGGGCTGTGCCCGCACGTACTGCCCATGAATCCGTGCACAGTGACACCCGAAGCGCAAGAGGGCTTACCTGGCAATCCCGAGTCTGATCCCCCGACACGTCAGTATCGGCCAGTGCCCGTGTGGGGCGTTCGGTTCTGCCTGAACGCTGAGTTCGACACGCAGGGCCGGTCTGCGAGAGCGAATGTGAAACGCGGTGCCTGGCTGGCGTGCATCAGTGCGTTAGTGCCTGAACGGTGAGACACAGGTCCCGCGCGCACCGGATCAGCCCTGCAGTTTCGCGAAACTGCGCGCCGGTGTGACGTGCTCGGCGGGGATCGTTGGCGAACGCGTATTCGCTGTGTGGCTGCAAACTCAATCGTGCTCAAGTATCTGGGCGGCTGTCGCTAACGTTTCTGCGCCGTAACGCGTTTTGCGACCGTGGCTGTGTGTCGGTTCGCGAAACAGGCTGATAACGGCAGAAAACAAGTTGCCAGTTTCAACAGGGAGTTGAAAAATGAAAGTTGCAAAGAGAGAACACGGTTTTACGCTGGTTGAGATGATTGGCGTGTTGGCGGTGATCGCGATCCTCGCCTCGGTGGCGGCGCCGCGCATCTTCGACGCGATCGAAGACGCCAAGGTGTCCAACTTTGTCCAGCAAGTGAAAACGTTGGAGACCGCGGTGGCCAAGTTCAACGCGGACACCAGCCGCTGGCCGCGGATGTACCCGACGTCCGATGCGTCCACAGCCCCGCACAACCACCAGTTGTTGATCAACGCCGTCAACGCGGCGGGCGATGCCATCGCCAACTGGCGCGGGCCGTACTTGCAGAAGAACCTTGTCAACCCCTTCAGTGCCACGGCGTACCAGGCCCTGTACAACACATCCGATGGCCGCTGGGCGTGTGACGTCGACGGCGACGGCACGTCCGACGGGCAGTTCCTGGTCTACCGCGCCGACGGTATCACGGACAAGATTGCCGAGAAGATCAGCGGTGTGCTCGACTCCGATGCCGGCACAGCGAATTGGAAGACCCAGGGTCGGGTGAAGCGGTACAACGGCACGCACACCAGCATCCTTGCAGTTTGCCTGGCACGTGTTTGATCGCCTGTCGTAACAGCCACAGGCGATAGCACCCCATGAATCAGCAGCAGGCCGTGAGGGCAGACATGCCCGCCGAGGACACCAAGGCCAACTCGGCTGAGCAGAAGCCACTCGGTCAGCGCTTGATCGACATGGGCATGATCACCGAGGCGCAACTCAACCTGGCGTTACAGGAAAAGAAGCGCAACGGGGGGTTTCTCGGCGAGGTGTTGGTCTCGCTGGGCTTCATCAGCCAGGATGTGCTCACCAACAACCTCGCGATGGAGACGCAAACCCGGGTTGTCGACGTACTCAACGTGGTCGTCGACACCGAGGTGCTGGCGCTGGTGCCGTACGTCACGGCCCGGCAGCTCAAGGTGATGCCGATCAGTCTGGACGGCGATGTGCTCACGGTGGCCTTGGCGGACGCTTTCAATGTCATTGCCATCGACTCCATCGAGAAAAAAACCGGTCGGCAGGTCGACATTGTCAGCGCGGCCGAGGCCGATATCCTCGAGACCATCGAGCGGCACTACGCCCAGGGCAGTTCCATTGACGACACCGTCGAGACCCTGCTGAACGAGGGCGCAGACCTTGATGACGAGGGTGAGCGTGAGCGGTCCTCCCTGCCGCGCCTGGTCGATCAGATCATCGCCCTCGGGATCAAGACGCAAGCCACCGATATCCACATTCAGCCCGAAGAGAAAATGGTGCGGGTTCGCACCCGGGTCGATGGGGTGCTGCGCCAGGAAGTGTTCATTCCCGACCTGTTGCAGGCTTCGCTGACGGCGCGGATCAAGCTGATGGCGGACCTGGACGTGACCGAAAAACGGGTGCCGCAGGATGGCCGCATCCGCTTCCTGTACGGGCGCCGCGAGGTCGACTTGCGGGTCTCGACACTGCCGACGAACCACGGCGAAAGTGTGGTGATGCGGATCCTCGAGTCGGCTGACAACCGACCCTCCTTCAATCAGCTTGGTCTCGGTGACCGGGAGCGGATGCAGATCGAAGAGGTGATCGAGCGGCCCTTCGGTATGGTCCTGGTGACCGGGCCCACCGGTTCGGGCAAGACCACAACGCTCTATTCGGCACTCGGGCAAATCGACGCGATCAAGCGCAGCGTGTTCACGCTCGAGGACCCCGTCGAATACTCCATGCCGATGGTGCGCCAGACACAAATCAAGTCCGACATCGGCATGACCTTCGCGAGCGGCTTGCGTGCGCTGCTCCGGCAGGACCCCGATGTCATCCTGGTCGGTGAGATACGTGACCAGGAGACGGCACAACTTGCCACGCGGGCGGCACTGACCGGCCACCTGGTGTTCTCGACCTTGCACACCAACAATGCGGTGGGCGCGGTGTCGCGTCTGGTTGACATGGGGGTGGAGTCCTACCTGTTGCCAGCCGCGTTGACTGCCGTGATCGGACAACGCCTGGTGCGCCGGATCTGCAGCGATTGCAAGGTTGAGGTCGCAGACGCCGAGCGTGTGCTCGCCGATCTCCCCGTCGACACCGAGCGCTTCACCGGTGCCCAGTTGTACAAGGGCGAGGGCTGCTCGAAGTGCCGCAGCACAGGCTACAGCGGGCGTCAGGCCATTTACGAGGTGCTGGTGCTCGACGAGCGCTTTCACGACCCGATCATGCACGGCGCCGTGGCCTCGGAGCTGCAGCGCCTGGCCGAGGAGATGGGCATGTACAGCATGCTCCAGGACGGCCTGCGCAAAGCCTGCGAAGGCACCACCACCGTCGAGGAAGTGCTGCGGGTGGTTCGCTGAAGGGCGCTGAACGATGCCGGATTTCACCTACAAGGCCGTAGACAAGGGCGGAAAGTCGATCGAAGGCAGCATGGCCGCGGACAACGAGGTCATGCTCGATCAGCAGTTGCAGGCGATCGGCTACTGGATGATCGAGGCGCAGCTGAGCTCCAAGGCGGCCGCTCCGAAGCGGTTCAAGGTCACGCGCAAGGAGCTGATCGAGTTCTGCAGCGCCATGTCGGCCATGCTCGGTTCAGGCATCAGCATCATCGATGCCTTCGAAACCATGACCGAGCAATCGAGCAACCCGGGCTTCCTGCACGTGCTCGAGGATGTCTCACTCAATGTGCAGGCCGGTAACCCGATTTCGGAATCCATGTCGCTGTACCCCACGGTCTTCCCGGTGCAGATGTGCAACCTGATCAAGGCAGCGGAGGTGAGCGGTAACCTGCCCGAAGCCTTCAAGGACCTGCAATTGCACCTCGAGTGGGTGGACCGCATGGTCTCGGATGTCAAGCAGGTCAGCATCTACCCCGCGATCGTCGTCTGCGTGGTGATCTTGTTCATTCTGTTGCTGTTCAGCTTCGTGGTGCCGACCTTCACCAAGATCCTGGTGAGCCTGAACGTACCGCTGCCCGCAATCACCCAGGTGGTGATCGCGACGGGCGACGTGATCAAGCAATACTGGTGGGCGATTGTCGGCACGCCGGTGGCCGCATTCATTGGTTTGCGCTACCTGGCGCGAGCCTCCGACGTGGTCGCGCTCAGACTGGATCACGTCAAGCTCGGCTTGCCGATCTTTGGTGACATCGCACGCATGATCGCGTTGTCGCAGTTTGCGCACAACATGAGTGTGTTGGTGCGCTCGGGTGTCACCATATTGCAGTCGCTGACCTTGTGTAAGGACATGATCGGCAACCGCGTGGTCGCAGCCGCGATTCAGGACGCCGAAAACGCCGTGAACGAGGGCAAAACGGTCAGCAGCGCCTTGCGTGAGCACCGGATTTTTCCGCCAATGATGCTGCGCATGATCACGGTGGGTGAGGAAAGCGGGCAGTTCGAGCACGCCCTGGCGCACGTCTCCGCACGCTTCGATGAAGAGATACCCATTCGGGTGAAACGCGTGTTCGCCATCGTCGAGCCCGTGATCATGCTGACGCTGATCGGAATCGTCGGTATGGTTGCGCTGGCAATCTTTTTGCCTTTGATCAGTGTGATGGGCTCAGTTGGATGAACCCGTGACCGTTGCCCTGTACGGGTGTCAGGTCTGCACAGACGAAGGATCGTATGAAGACGCATGGATTGCAGGGCGCGCGGCGCCAGCGCGCAGGGTTCACTCTGGTCGAGATGATCGGGGTCATGGCGATCATCGCCATACTGGCATCCGCGATCGCGCCGAGCGCGATTCGGTTGATCATTCGCGCGCGCGGTGACCAGGAAACCAACACCGTCAAGGCGCTCGCCGAAGAGCTGCAGCAGTACGTCCATCGGCAAAAGCAGATCCCGGCGCCGAGCGTGGCAGCCTGGAGTGCGGCGATCGCGAGCCTGTCGGACTTGCCCGTCGATCAAATCGCCACCAACCCCGGTGGCTACGACCGCGCGGTGTATTTCGACCCCCGTTTCTTCACCAACACCGACACCAGCTTCGGCGGCTACACGCAAACGGGTGGGCTGAACAGCGCGCCGGTTTCGCCGCGGTTCATGGTGGTGTCCAACCTCGAGGGCAACGTACCGGCAGCACCTGTCACACACGCGGCCTTTTCTGCCATCTGGGAACAGACGTCGGCGGCGGGCCTGGTCGAGTCGGAGTCGATCAAGATCGAGCGGCGCAACCTCGGGGGGTTGTTCCGTCGCGTGCTGCTCAGCAACGAGCGAAACAGCGAGCCCTCATTTCAACTCGAGGGGGGTGGACGGGTGGCGCTGGCCACGGCGCCGGTCGGCGGGCCCGCCACGGTGTCGGAGCGCTACATCATCAGCGACAGCCGCGTCAGCCTCTACGACGCACCGTTCGCGACCGCCGCGCTGGAGCAGGTCACGCTGATTGACTCGGACAAGCACTACCGCTACCGCCAGGACGGCGCCGATTGGGTCTGGGAGCTGCCGTGAGCACGCACTTCGGCATCAGTTGGATTTACGAGGAATTTCACGCGGTTCGTCTGTCCCAGGACGAGGTTGTCCAGGAGTGGCGTGCATCAACGCCTGTCACCGACTTGACCGGCTTCTCGCTGGCTCTTGCTGAAGCCAGCAAAGCGTTGCGGATGCGGCGCGGTGGCGAAATTGCGATCGCCCACGAATCCGATGAGCACACACACAGCTTTTTTGATGTGCCGTCGATGTCCGAGCGCGACCTCGAGAAGTACCTCGTCCGTCAGGTCGCTCAGGAGAAGGGTTTCAGCGAAGCCGCCGCCTGGGCCTACCGCAAGAGCAGCGCTGACGCGGAGAACAAGAGCGTGTTGGTGCACGTGATGCCCGCCAGCACACGCGACGCGATCCTGCGGATCTGCGAAGAGAACCATGTGGTGCCGAGGCGCTTGCTGCCGCTGACGGACATCATGGCGCAGCACGTGTTGCGGGTTGACCGCGACCACCATGAACACACCTTGCTGGTGGCCCTGTTCGACTCGCGCATCGAAATGGTGGTGTTGAGTGCCGACGGCGACCCGATGTTCGTGCGTGAACTGGGTTTCAGCTGGCACGGTGGCGGGGTCGAGCGGTTGCGCACCGACATCGAGCGCACACTGCTGTTTACCAAGCAGCGTTACCAGAGCACCATCAGCGCTGTGACCCTCATGGGTGTGGATGCAGTCGAAGCGGCCACGCTAATGCAACCGCACTTTGACATCACCCTCAGCCCGGATGAACTGTCGCTCGAGCACGGTTTCTGGGCTGCCGAAATAAACCGCCTGCCAAAGCGCACCAAGACCAACTTCGTGCCGCGGTCAATGCAGCGCGCGGTGACCAACAGACAGTTGATCGCCACAGGCAAGCGCATGGCGCTCGCTGCATCGCTCTGCAGCATTGCGGCCATTGCCAGCATCGAGTTCTACATCTTTCAGCACGCCAAACAAAACGCGGACTTGATCAGTCAGATCGAGCAGCTACGCACAGAGCAAAGCGACCTCCTGGCCCAGCGCGAAACCCTGACAACGTTGGAACAACAGCTTGCCACCCTCACCGATCCGGAGCACGTACTGCCCGTGCTGTTCCTGCAGCAGATCGGTGATGTGCTGCCCGAGAGCATGGTGTTGCGCCGGATCGAACTCGAACAGCGTGACACCGTTTGGGCATTCCGACTCGCAGGCATCAACTACACCAGCCTCGCAGACGCCGCGCACAGCTTGAGCGAGCTCGAATCACGCCTTGCCCGTGCGCCGTGGCACGCTGCGGTGTCCGCCAGTTGGCAGGATGCGTGGCTGGAGCAATTGCGCAACGGACGCGCCGCAGGTGACGCCGAAATCTCCTTTGAGGTCGAGGGTGACATCTTGTGAACGCGGGGGCCGTGGATGCAACAGCCGAGAACAGACGCAAGCAACCGCGTCGCAAGCCGGCTGCGGCCGGCCTGAAGCGCGTCTCGCAACTGCTCGATCAGGGCCTGGCTCGATTCGGCTCCTTTCGCGGCGCCACGTGGGTTCTGGCGTTGCTCACGCTGGCCTCCGGTGTCGGCGTCTGGTGGAGCATGACCCAACGCCTCGGGAAGATTGAAGCGCTGACGGCCAACAGCAACAGCCAGATCGGCTTGTCCGATGAGATCAATCGATTGCGCGCGCTTGGGATCGACACGCAGATTGAAGCGGTACAGCGTGAGCTCGACCGTGAGCAGGAACGCCTGTTCCCGGACCATCAGACCATGGCGGCTTACTTGAGTGAGAAGAGTGCGTCGGCCAAGAGCGTCGGCATGGAATTGAGCTACCGGATCCTCGAGAACCGCGATGTGACGGCCTTGCCCGGTGTCAAGGTGGCGCCGGTGGTCCTCACCTTGGCCGTGGGGACCCGCTACCAGGAAACCGGATTTGCCCGGATGTTGTCGTTCTTGCTGGACATGCGCCAGCAGCGCTGGCGACACGAGCTGGTGTCCGCTGCAGTGAACGGTGAGGTGGGCGGTGCAACGACGCTCGTGGCCGAGATTGAACTGTGGTTCAAGGACAGCGGCGGATTCGGCGTACGAAGCGCGGCATTGACAGAGGCCGACAACGACCAAGGTGCACCGGATGGCCCTGGCGCAGGCGGCGAGCCAGGGACGGAACCGGAATGAAAAAATGGTTGAACAACCCGGTTGTCGTCGGACTCCTCGCGACCGCCGCCCTGGGTGTGGTGTTGATGCGCGTGGCACCGTTCCTGGGCATTGGCGGCGAGGAGGTGAGCACGCATGTCGAGGTGAACGAGCCGGGTGACCCGAACACCGACAGTGGCACGAGCGCGCCAGGCGAGACCGTGCGACGGGCGGCGTTGAACCGAGACGGCGAGGAGCCGTATGCCGGCTCAGCGGATCTCCGTGCGGCCAGCGCACTGTCACCGTCACAGCGCGACCCGTTTCGTCTGAGCGAACAGGCAGTCGACGTGCGGACCCAGGCGCTGACCGTCGACAGTGCCGCATCCCAACCGCTTGGGTATGACACGGTGGTCACGGCGATTGTCGAGGGACCGAACAGTCGCTACGCGGTGCTCAA
The window above is part of the Pseudomonadota bacterium genome. Proteins encoded here:
- a CDS encoding Bax inhibitor-1/YccA family protein — encoded protein: MQTQAIGTRSTLETNKLIRSTYTLLSMTLLFSAAMAAVSMAIGATRGMGLVATLVGIGLLWFALPRTANSGAGIGVVFAFTGLLGFGLGPIISFYLSLPNGGQTVMMAMGGTGAIFLGLSGYALSTRRDFSFMGGFLGVGLIVVVLAMLANLFFQVPAVSLAMAAAMVLLMSGLILYETSQMVHGYVDNYIVMTANLFLSIINLFQSLLMLLGFAGGDD
- a CDS encoding PaaI family thioesterase, whose amino-acid sequence is MVTVCGGFAATLLDAVLDIAVQTVPPPATGVTTAELNLNFTRVVLPSMGRLVATGEVVHHGKTMITVEGRLEGAGDDRLHANATATCFVLQIV
- a CDS encoding prepilin-type N-terminal cleavage/methylation domain-containing protein, which gives rise to MKVAKREHGFTLVEMIGVLAVIAILASVAAPRIFDAIEDAKVSNFVQQVKTLETAVAKFNADTSRWPRMYPTSDASTAPHNHQLLINAVNAAGDAIANWRGPYLQKNLVNPFSATAYQALYNTSDGRWACDVDGDGTSDGQFLVYRADGITDKIAEKISGVLDSDAGTANWKTQGRVKRYNGTHTSILAVCLARV
- a CDS encoding ATPase, T2SS/T4P/T4SS family, producing MNQQQAVRADMPAEDTKANSAEQKPLGQRLIDMGMITEAQLNLALQEKKRNGGFLGEVLVSLGFISQDVLTNNLAMETQTRVVDVLNVVVDTEVLALVPYVTARQLKVMPISLDGDVLTVALADAFNVIAIDSIEKKTGRQVDIVSAAEADILETIERHYAQGSSIDDTVETLLNEGADLDDEGERERSSLPRLVDQIIALGIKTQATDIHIQPEEKMVRVRTRVDGVLRQEVFIPDLLQASLTARIKLMADLDVTEKRVPQDGRIRFLYGRREVDLRVSTLPTNHGESVVMRILESADNRPSFNQLGLGDRERMQIEEVIERPFGMVLVTGPTGSGKTTTLYSALGQIDAIKRSVFTLEDPVEYSMPMVRQTQIKSDIGMTFASGLRALLRQDPDVILVGEIRDQETAQLATRAALTGHLVFSTLHTNNAVGAVSRLVDMGVESYLLPAALTAVIGQRLVRRICSDCKVEVADAERVLADLPVDTERFTGAQLYKGEGCSKCRSTGYSGRQAIYEVLVLDERFHDPIMHGAVASELQRLAEEMGMYSMLQDGLRKACEGTTTVEEVLRVVR
- a CDS encoding type II secretion system F family protein, translating into MPDFTYKAVDKGGKSIEGSMAADNEVMLDQQLQAIGYWMIEAQLSSKAAAPKRFKVTRKELIEFCSAMSAMLGSGISIIDAFETMTEQSSNPGFLHVLEDVSLNVQAGNPISESMSLYPTVFPVQMCNLIKAAEVSGNLPEAFKDLQLHLEWVDRMVSDVKQVSIYPAIVVCVVILFILLLFSFVVPTFTKILVSLNVPLPAITQVVIATGDVIKQYWWAIVGTPVAAFIGLRYLARASDVVALRLDHVKLGLPIFGDIARMIALSQFAHNMSVLVRSGVTILQSLTLCKDMIGNRVVAAAIQDAENAVNEGKTVSSALREHRIFPPMMLRMITVGEESGQFEHALAHVSARFDEEIPIRVKRVFAIVEPVIMLTLIGIVGMVALAIFLPLISVMGSVG
- a CDS encoding prepilin-type N-terminal cleavage/methylation domain-containing protein → MKTHGLQGARRQRAGFTLVEMIGVMAIIAILASAIAPSAIRLIIRARGDQETNTVKALAEELQQYVHRQKQIPAPSVAAWSAAIASLSDLPVDQIATNPGGYDRAVYFDPRFFTNTDTSFGGYTQTGGLNSAPVSPRFMVVSNLEGNVPAAPVTHAAFSAIWEQTSAAGLVESESIKIERRNLGGLFRRVLLSNERNSEPSFQLEGGGRVALATAPVGGPATVSERYIISDSRVSLYDAPFATAALEQVTLIDSDKHYRYRQDGADWVWELP